A single region of the Malaclemys terrapin pileata isolate rMalTer1 chromosome 4, rMalTer1.hap1, whole genome shotgun sequence genome encodes:
- the LOC128836697 gene encoding 60S ribosomal protein L13-like, producing the protein MAPSRNGMILRPHFHKDWQRRVATWFNQPARKIRRRKARQAKARRIAPRPVSGPIQPIVRCPTVRYHTKVRAGRGFSLEELRMAGINKRVARTIGISVDPRRCNKSTESLQANVQRLKEYRSKLILFPRKPSAPKKGDSSPEELKMATQLSGPVMPIRNVYKKEKARVISEEEKNFKAFASLRMARANARLFGIRAKRAKEAAEQDVEKKK; encoded by the coding sequence ATGGCGCCCAGTCGAAATGGCATGATCTTGAGACCCCACTtccacaaagattggcagagacGAGTTGCCACCTGGTTTAACCAGCCCGCTCGGAAGATCCGCAGGAGGAAGGCCCGTCAGGCAAAGGCTCGGCGCATTGCTCCACGCCCAGTGTCAGGGCCAATCCAACCCATTGTGAGGTGTCCCACTGTTAGGTACCACACAAAAGTTCGTGCTGGCAGAGGATTCAGCTTGGAAGAGCTGCGAATGGCTGGCATCAATAAAAGGGTTGCCCGGACTATTGGAATCTCTGTGGATCCCAGACGATGCAACAAGTCTACAGAATCCCTGCAAGCCAATGTGCAGAGACTGAAGGAGTATCGCTCCAAACTTATCCTCTTCCCAAGGAAGCCCTCTGCACCCAAGAAGGGAGACAGCTCTCCAGAAGAACTCAAGATGGCAACTCAGCTCTCTGGACCTGTTATGCCAATCAGGAACGTTTACAAAAAGGAAAAGGCCCGTGTTATCTCTGAGGAGGAGAAGAACTTCAAAGCCTTTGCCAGCCTGCGTATGGCCCGGGCAAATGCCCGTCTCTTTGGAATCCGTGCTAAACGTGCCAAGGAAGCTGCAGAGCAGGATGTGGAGAAGAAGAAATGA